Proteins found in one Anoplolepis gracilipes chromosome 7, ASM4749672v1, whole genome shotgun sequence genomic segment:
- the Tay gene encoding uncharacterized protein Tay isoform X1 — MEIEAKQRSQKNRRRERAQRMLAQRESLATAKQQQQQQQQSQQSRQRPPNDEEDSHSGEDEDPAGGGGLGAKTGHPRDGLSRPPRPPRPPRPRKKSSLAANQKEPPFEEDIIDGFAILAFRTYEELESAIKLAGKNNVKKLHTLLSIVEEKPKVDTGQNNRHSEHHIKNNFKHNHYTHNSILTPSTLNQGLDAGTSDDSGRASEQLHGPGIPRDCQDADSSRDHLSDASSHCSSGKGYICDSEGEDDKGSDAESILFESSTPPPLARKYELPSSSPHVLPPANGAGGSPPDTGGQISNPATDAPAPIPPPVPASAPVPTAPSPPSPTLPPHISQPPMTSPLAANPRAIAPQQRPASPALPPPSLSQQPHTTIPALHPPNVPLISSSHTTSPAVASLGVTPAAPSNGAATTSYPPPIPIAAYPQTQPSYPPLYTPYTALNHSPYLPPAVPSPSHSASSRADVRGSRASPCTNINKQTIGNNLASHNNTPLSAATTTCVSTITNTVTTANSIAHRDMVACSLSGRNNNSPRGHSPNRERDSYSSNVSSLSRGSITPVSVPNTSSPANSSLPAYTKPQSWISSNTASQLSPATATSVPRPTPPPVPLGIHTFPPPMFAAPLPPPVSSSSPHTSLSSLPPPTTNPNPFSAESLFQTKGVTHVSGQADLLRRELDNRFLASQDRNVGVGVGNLGPPAYLRTEMHHHQHQHTHVHQHTTPLLPPAAATTLFPPPIFKDIPKLGGVESPFFRGNLNLTGYSGFNTGLLHPGIGPPSTPFVPPNHLTSFAPKKSGKWNAMHVRIAWEIYHHQQKQQAEAKAGSVVSTKTELLRPPGHLYPGGPGSGLGLGAPSMAPPFPTNMPSAHPAPPPPHPVGFLSTPASHLGNRGTGISPFGRYPSTFGPPNPNFPGLSTFPPREMPPLGGLGSVHDPWRGLQRATTGFPPTTVSWGLKPVEPPAIDRRAELEERERERERERERERERERAERERERIRREREREREREEQRERERREREKEEKRKQQEAAERERERRDKERREMERREMERERILHQNRQHMIVSRDRSPLRNGSALLDTGEVRIKEEPRSKDDEIVMLPRPPVPGPGTTGSAPGPNPLPDPRYHPHPHTYLSRHPHSMPASHSMPRSSMLPSLSAHPIQHFPPPSAPAGQPGAPWPGDPFRDYRYDPLQQLRYNPLMAAAALREEEERAKLYAGYPPPQVNALRSKDPSPGPLSNLHMHHRAGPGPGVPRSLENAIMHADIHKKDDGSQSR; from the exons AGTGCAATAAAGTTAGCTGGTAAAAATAATGTCAAGAAGTTGCATACATTGTTGTCGATAGTGGAAGAGAAACCAAAGGTGGATACAGGACAAAATAACAGACACAGCGAGCACCACATCAAAAACAATTTCAAGCACAACCATTACACACATAATTCCATACTGACACCCTCGACGTTAAACCag gGCCTAGATGCAGGTACAAGTGACGATAGTGGTAGAGCATCTGAACAATTGCACGGCCCTGGTATACCTAGGGATTGCCAGGACGCAGACAGTTCCAGGGACCATCTCAGCGAT GCTAGCAGTCATTGCAGTTCGGGTAAAGGTTATATC TGTGATAGTGAAGGAGAAGACGATAAG GGCTCGGATGCCGAATCGATACTCTTTGAATCTTCTACCCCACCACCTCTTGCACGTAAAT acgaATTGCCCTCTTCTTCGCCACACGTTTTGCCACCCGCAAACGGGGCAGGCGGGTCTCCACCGGATACAGGTGGGCAAATTTCTAATCCAGCAACGGATGCTCCGGCACCTATACCGCCTCCTGTGCCTGCATCTGCACCAGTTCCAACAGCGCCGAGTCCTCCCAGCCCAACGTTGCCCCCACACATATCCCAGCCTCCT ATGACTAGTCCTTTGGCAGCCAATCCACGTGCAATAGCTCCGCAACAGCGGCCAGCTTCCCCTGCTCTGCCACCACCTTCCCTGTCCCAGCAGCCACACACTACGATACCTGCATTGCATCCACCTAATGTGCCCCTCATCTCGTCAAGTCATACAACTAGTCCAGCGGTAGCCAGTTTAGGTGTCACGCCAGCAGCACCTTCGAATGGAGCGGCTACCACGAGTTATCCACCGCCCATTCCTATAGCTGCGTATCCGCAGACACAACCATCGTATCCACCGCTCTACACTCCGTATACCGCTTTAAATCATAGCCCATACCTTCCTCCTGCGGTACCATCTCCTTCTCATTCTGCTTCATCACGCGCAGATGTG AGAGGAAGTAGAGCTTCTCCCTGTACCAACATAAATAAACAGACCATAGGAAATAACCTTGCAAGTCACAATAATACTCCACTGAGTGCTGCCACTACAACATGTGTGTCCACCATAACTAATACAGTTACCACAGCAAATTCTATCGCCCATAGAGACATGGTGGCCTGCAGTCTGTCTGgacgaaataataattctccACGTGGACACAGTCCTAATCGGGAAAGAGATAGTTAcag CAGCAACGTGAGTAGTCTAAGTCGTGGCAGCATAACGCCTGTTAGTGTGCCAAACACCTCTTCTCCAGCCAATTCTAGTCTACCTGCATACACCAAGCCACAAAGTTGGATTAG CAGCAACACAGCATCTCAGCTATCTCCGGCAACAGCTACATCCGTTCCGAGGCCAACTCCGCCACCGGTACCACTCGGTATACACACATTTCCACCACCGATGTTTGCGGCGCCTTTACCACCACCTGTATCAAGTTCAAGCCCGCATACTTCACTGTCTTCACTTCCTCCACCGACAACCAATCCAAATCCGTTTTCTGCGGAGTCTCTGTTTCAAACAA AAGGGGTGACACATGTTTCAGGTCAGGCAGATCTTTTGAGGAGAGAACTTGACAATAGGTTCTTAGCATCTCAGGACAGAAATGTTGGAGTTGGAGTGGGAAATTTGGGTCCACCGGCATATCTTCGAACAGAAATGCATCATCATCAGCATCaacacacacatgtacatCAACATACAACGCCATTGTTGCCACCAGCTGCAGCAACGACGCTTTTTCCACCTCCAATT TTTAAGGACATACCAAAATTGGGAGGAGTTGAATCGCCATTTTTTCGTGGTAATTTAAATCTTACCGGTTATTCCGGTTTTAATACTGGTCTTCTTCATCCTGGAATTGGTCCGCCTTCGACACCCTTTGTGCCACCTAATCATTTAACTTCATTTGCGCCAAAG AAAAGTGGAAAATGGAATGCGATGCATGTACGCATTGCGTGGGAAATTTATCATCATCAACAAAAGCAACAGGCTGAAGCTAAGGCAGGAAGTGTTGTTAGTACAAAAACTGAGTTATTAAGACCACCAGGCCATCTTTATCCAGGGGGACCAGGCAGTGGTCTTGGACTTGGTGCACCATCAATGGCACCTCCATTTCCCACTAACATGCCATCTGCGCATCCTGCACCACCCCCACCTCATCCTGTTGGTTTTCTATCTACACCAGCCTCACATTTAGGTAATAGAG GAACAGGAATATCTCCTTTTGGAAGGTATCCTTCAACGTTTGGTCCGCCGAATCCCAATTTTCCGGGTCTTTCAACCTTTCCGCCAAGAGAAATGCCGCCTCTTGGTGGACTCGGTTCGGTGCATGATCCATGGCGAGG attgcAACGTGCTACTACTGGATTTCCGCCGACTACTGTTTCGTGGGGTTTGAAGCCGGTTGAACCGCCCGCGATAGATAGGCGCGCCGAGTTGGAAGAACGAGAACGTGAACGCGAACGGGAAAGAGAGCGCGAACGGGAACGCGAACGTGCTGAACGGGAACGCGAGCGTATCAgacgtgagagagaaagagaaagggagagagaagaacaacgcgagagagaaaggcgGGAACgcgagaaagaagagaagaggaaaCAGCAGGAAGCGGCTGaacgagagcgagagagacgGGATAAGGAACGCCGTGAGATGGAGAGACGCGAGATGGAGCGCGAAAGAATACTTCACCAAAATCGGCAACACATGATTGTTTCTCGAGATCGTTCGCCGCTCAGGAACGGCTCGGCACTTTTGGATACCGGAGAAGTGCGCATAAAAGAGGAACCACGCAGCAAAGACGACGAGATTGTAATGCTTCCACGACCACCGGTACCCGGCCCTGGAACGACCGGGTCCGCCCCAGGACCAAATCCACTGCCCGATCCGAGATATCATCCGCATCCGCATACTTATCTCTCGAGGCATCCGCATAGTATGCCAGCTTCGCATTCTATGCCACGTAGTAGCATGCTTCCCAGTTTAAGCGCACATCCTATACAACACTTTCCACCGCCATCCGCGCCCGCTGGTCAACCAGGAGCTCCTTGGCCGGGCGATCCATTCCGAGATTACCGGTACGATCCCCTGCAACAATTACGATACAATCCACTAATGGCAGCAGCAGCAttgagagaggaagaagaacgAGCGAAACTGTACGCCGGCTATCCTCCTCCACAGGTGAATGCTCTCAGGAGTAAGGATCCTAGTCCAGGTCCGCTCAGCAATTTGCATATGCATCATAGGGCAGGGCCTGGCCCAGGAGTACCGCGTTCGCTCGAAAATGCCATCATGCACGCAGATATTCACAAGAAGGACGATGGATCGCAGTCCCGATGA